The following are from one region of the Microbacterium sp. cx-55 genome:
- a CDS encoding DUF1295 domain-containing protein, with the protein MATKKTRTSIATIVVALVIGALVALAGSASGATLGGIPLFAIAVAAAFGIQVLVYIPSVIARTERFFDLTGAVTFTLISIGLFVLSPGADVRSGILAAMVTLWAVRLGSFLFLRIRRSGADDRFDDIKGDPVRFLQVWVIQGAWVSLTASAAWIAMSGTAREPIGWLTIVGVLVWVLGMTIEVIADAQKNAFTADPAHSGRFIASGLWSRSRHPNYFGEIVLWIGVFLVAAPVLSGWQWIAVISPLFVILLLTRVSGIPLLEAKAERKWGGDDDYQAYKRRTPVLLPRLSRSA; encoded by the coding sequence ATGGCAACCAAGAAGACCCGCACCTCGATCGCGACCATCGTCGTCGCCCTCGTCATCGGCGCCCTCGTCGCCCTCGCGGGCAGTGCGAGCGGCGCCACGCTCGGCGGCATCCCGCTCTTCGCGATCGCCGTCGCCGCCGCGTTCGGCATCCAGGTTCTCGTCTACATCCCGTCGGTGATCGCGCGCACGGAGCGTTTCTTCGATCTCACCGGCGCCGTGACCTTCACGCTCATCTCGATCGGGCTGTTCGTGCTTTCGCCCGGCGCCGACGTGCGGAGCGGAATCCTCGCCGCGATGGTGACGCTGTGGGCGGTACGGCTCGGCTCGTTCCTGTTCCTGCGCATCCGCCGCTCGGGCGCCGACGACCGCTTCGATGACATCAAGGGCGATCCGGTGCGGTTCCTGCAGGTCTGGGTGATCCAGGGCGCATGGGTGAGCCTCACCGCATCCGCCGCCTGGATCGCGATGAGCGGCACCGCACGCGAGCCGATCGGCTGGCTCACGATCGTGGGAGTGCTCGTCTGGGTGCTCGGCATGACGATCGAGGTCATCGCCGACGCGCAGAAGAACGCCTTCACCGCGGATCCCGCCCACTCCGGGCGATTCATCGCGTCGGGCCTGTGGTCCCGGTCGCGGCACCCCAACTACTTCGGCGAGATCGTGCTCTGGATCGGGGTGTTCCTCGTCGCCGCGCCGGTGCTGTCGGGCTGGCAGTGGATCGCCGTCATCTCGCCGCTCTTCGTGATCCTGCTGCTCACCCGGGTCAGCGGCATCCCCCTGCTCGAGGCGAAGGCCGAGCGAAAGTGGGGTGGCGACGACGACTATCAGGCGTACAAGCGGCGCACTCCCGTGCTTCTCCCGCGCCTGTCTCGGAGCGCCTGA